One window of Dysgonomonas mossii genomic DNA carries:
- a CDS encoding SusC/RagA family TonB-linked outer membrane protein yields MKKYQEKSIPKERFRNLHTRFLFLLLFMFMSLLAYSQTQITKGTVYDSSNDPIIGASVTIKGTTKATMTDVDGKFSIETSRNDVLIVSYIGFSKKEVPVNNQNNLSIILEENRQVLDEVVVVGYGTQKKTTLTGAVSAINNKEISTTKNESLVNMMTGKIPGVRVVQRSSEPGSFNNRFDIRGLGNPLVVIDGVPRDDFARMDPNEIESISVLKDASAAIYGVRAANGVILITTRKGNSEGSKFDITYSANFGFQQPIGFPNSTDAIQYMTLKNEASRRNFNNNYVNPVPLPYGESEFEAFNNGTRVSSDWRGAVMRDITPQSQHSLNMAGSSKNISYFFNLGYMKQDGITKTKYPNYDKWNVRANVDAKITSFLRSEFRVAGMMDERNDINGGSWNLIKNTWLAKSTESMYANNNPLYPTAETDENPLLLMDPNKSGYFNNKGRSFQSSLALIFDVPGVKGLSAKAMYSYDYKDNDWKNYVRTYSLYKYDTGNDTYNEYVKNTPSKVARGFGKNISNLMQLSLNYDRTFFEKHNVKALFLYEESGNEGDNFNAQRNLSLEVLHLFAGDADGQIAGMDAGGLYDQQRKSFVGRINYDYASKYLLEFSFRRDGSSKFSSNGRWGWFPSASAGWRISEEKFVKEFEPLSFINNLKIRSSYGEMGDDGALNYQFLTGYDYPSGGAVFGGEFINGIGFRGIANTYLTWYTSKTFNIGVDIDLWDGLLGFQYDYFIRKREGLFTDRLLSLPGTYGAKLPQENLNSDKTMGYEVVLTHRNKVSDFVYNVSANMSLTRTKNDYFEQGRAGNSYEHWKGNYNNRYKNIWWGQTYGGQFTSYDQILNYDVNAGGGNHATLPGDYYYKDLNGDGVIDGWDETPIATRELPYINYGITLAAEYKGIDINMLFQGTAKSWTRYYEMLNVPLAFDKNTLDFFMDRWHPTDPNADVYDPNTEWTSGFFPMTGNGSAWGEGTRAVQNAAYLRLKSIELGYTLPKKLTTKVGVSNARIYVNAYNLFTLTGLKYIDPEHPGGGADANDKPENDLYGYMYPLTRTYNVGFSLTF; encoded by the coding sequence ATGAAAAAATATCAAGAAAAATCAATTCCGAAAGAAAGATTCAGGAACTTGCATACACGGTTTCTATTTCTTCTCTTATTTATGTTTATGTCGCTTTTGGCATATTCACAAACCCAGATAACAAAGGGTACTGTATATGATTCATCAAATGATCCGATCATAGGAGCATCCGTTACCATCAAAGGTACTACAAAAGCAACAATGACTGATGTTGACGGTAAGTTTAGTATCGAAACTTCCCGAAATGATGTACTAATTGTATCATATATAGGATTCAGTAAGAAAGAAGTACCTGTAAATAATCAGAATAATCTGTCTATAATACTAGAAGAAAATCGTCAGGTTTTAGATGAGGTTGTAGTGGTTGGTTACGGAACTCAAAAAAAGACTACCCTCACAGGTGCTGTTTCTGCAATAAATAATAAAGAAATAAGCACAACAAAAAATGAGAGCTTAGTGAACATGATGACCGGGAAAATTCCCGGAGTAAGGGTTGTTCAGAGAAGCTCCGAACCCGGTAGCTTTAATAACCGGTTCGATATCCGAGGATTAGGAAATCCCTTGGTAGTAATAGATGGTGTGCCGCGCGACGACTTTGCCCGAATGGACCCGAACGAAATAGAGAGTATATCGGTACTTAAAGATGCGTCTGCCGCTATTTATGGTGTACGTGCAGCTAACGGTGTAATCCTTATCACTACAAGAAAAGGAAACTCGGAAGGCAGTAAGTTTGATATAACATATTCGGCTAACTTCGGATTCCAGCAACCTATTGGTTTTCCTAACAGTACTGATGCAATTCAATATATGACATTGAAGAACGAGGCATCAAGAAGAAATTTCAACAATAACTATGTTAACCCTGTACCACTTCCGTATGGAGAGAGCGAATTTGAAGCTTTCAATAATGGTACTCGTGTTTCATCTGATTGGAGAGGTGCTGTTATGAGAGATATAACTCCTCAGTCTCAACACTCGTTGAATATGGCGGGATCTTCTAAAAATATATCATACTTCTTTAATCTTGGATATATGAAACAAGATGGTATAACCAAGACTAAATATCCGAATTATGATAAGTGGAATGTAAGAGCTAATGTTGATGCTAAGATTACAAGCTTTTTGAGAAGTGAATTCAGGGTAGCGGGTATGATGGACGAACGGAATGATATCAATGGCGGTTCTTGGAACCTGATTAAGAATACATGGTTGGCAAAATCGACAGAATCGATGTATGCCAATAACAATCCATTGTATCCCACAGCCGAAACTGACGAAAACCCGTTGTTGTTGATGGATCCTAACAAGTCGGGATACTTTAATAATAAAGGACGTTCTTTTCAGTCATCTTTGGCATTGATCTTTGATGTACCCGGAGTGAAAGGTCTTTCGGCAAAAGCAATGTATAGCTACGACTATAAAGATAATGACTGGAAGAATTATGTCAGAACATACTCACTTTACAAATATGATACAGGAAATGATACATATAATGAGTATGTGAAAAATACACCGTCTAAAGTTGCACGTGGATTTGGTAAAAATATTTCAAATTTAATGCAGCTGTCTTTAAATTATGACCGTACATTCTTCGAAAAACACAATGTGAAGGCGTTGTTCCTTTATGAAGAAAGTGGTAATGAAGGAGACAACTTCAATGCACAACGTAATCTTTCCTTAGAGGTTTTACACCTGTTTGCGGGTGATGCAGACGGTCAGATTGCAGGTATGGATGCCGGAGGACTTTATGATCAGCAGCGAAAAAGTTTTGTAGGTCGTATTAACTATGATTATGCGTCAAAATATTTGCTCGAATTCAGCTTCAGACGTGACGGCTCATCCAAATTTAGTTCAAATGGTCGTTGGGGATGGTTCCCATCTGCGTCTGCCGGTTGGAGAATTTCGGAAGAAAAGTTTGTGAAGGAGTTTGAGCCACTATCATTTATTAATAATCTGAAGATCAGATCCAGCTATGGTGAAATGGGTGATGACGGAGCATTAAACTATCAATTCCTTACCGGATATGATTATCCTTCGGGAGGTGCTGTATTTGGAGGTGAGTTTATTAATGGTATCGGATTCCGTGGTATAGCCAATACATATCTTACATGGTACACCTCTAAGACATTTAATATTGGAGTAGATATCGACCTATGGGATGGTTTACTTGGTTTCCAATATGACTATTTTATCAGAAAAAGAGAAGGGCTGTTTACAGACCGTTTACTTTCACTACCGGGAACTTATGGAGCTAAACTTCCTCAGGAGAACCTGAATAGTGATAAAACAATGGGATATGAGGTTGTTTTGACTCACAGAAATAAAGTTAGTGATTTTGTTTATAATGTTTCTGCAAACATGTCGCTTACTCGTACCAAAAACGACTATTTCGAGCAAGGACGTGCAGGTAACTCATACGAACATTGGAAAGGTAATTACAATAATCGTTACAAAAATATCTGGTGGGGACAAACCTATGGCGGACAATTTACCTCTTACGACCAGATCCTTAATTATGACGTCAATGCAGGCGGAGGAAATCATGCTACATTGCCAGGAGATTATTACTATAAAGATCTGAATGGAGACGGTGTTATTGATGGTTGGGACGAAACTCCTATTGCCACAAGAGAATTGCCTTATATAAATTATGGTATTACTCTGGCTGCTGAATATAAAGGGATAGACATAAATATGCTATTTCAGGGAACAGCTAAGTCGTGGACAAGATATTACGAAATGTTAAATGTGCCATTAGCGTTTGATAAGAACACCTTAGATTTCTTTATGGATCGTTGGCATCCGACAGATCCTAATGCCGATGTTTATGATCCGAATACAGAATGGACTTCTGGATTCTTCCCGATGACAGGTAACGGGTCGGCATGGGGCGAAGGTACAAGAGCAGTTCAGAATGCGGCATATTTGCGTCTGAAGTCTATAGAGCTTGGCTATACATTGCCTAAAAAACTGACAACAAAGGTTGGGGTAAGCAATGCCCGCATCTATGTAAATGCTTATAACCTGTTTACTCTTACAGGGTTGAAATATATCGATCCGGAGCATCCGGGCGGAGGAGCAGATGCTAATGATAAACCCGAAAATGACTTATATGGCTATATGTATCCATTAACTCGTACATATAATGTCGGCTTTAGTCTTACTTTTTAA
- a CDS encoding RagB/SusD family nutrient uptake outer membrane protein: protein MKKLKYLLLALVVGGFFACNDLEVDPPNILTDKDIFNSESGVTAYLTRLYSELPIEDFKYNRTEGFNKFTAFWGLGANTGEWLQANDFRQWDINGNGFGYWPYSDIRNANYFLKYLGEYASKYTEEQVNAWLAEARFCRAYYYFGMVKRYGGVPIVKELQSYPEQTIEELRVPRDKEEAVYDFISEDLQWAVDHLPERSVSGRANKYVAAALKSRAMLFAGSIAKYGKDYFVGTPAHDAGLVGIPEGRATDYFKQSYDAAKLLEGHYDLYQKNPDLVQNYVDVFLDTNSPENVFIKDFVYMDNVEGSRHSWDAFASPRSSSSSYAGALCPTLDVVEMLGEVKVNDTQGNPIKFNAREDLLTTLAPRQRAIALFPGEVFRGKMVDVQAGLYENYSLTAEPIRTNDIYAKYKATNGKEYNIIGYDGIGTAASPSSPTGLHMRKYNNYKVSVAEANLWKSTQAWIDIRYAEVLLNRAEAAFELGTGEMKADALAQINKIRSRGGDNSLNLSELTIDKIRTERQCELAFENQTWWDLRRWRIGEQIREKRYHALYPYYIINENKWIFKKAEEPHRTGYTFNIIQYYEPIPGGEIGKNPNLLPNNPLY from the coding sequence ATGAAAAAATTAAAATATTTATTATTGGCTTTGGTTGTTGGAGGATTCTTTGCTTGTAACGATCTCGAAGTTGATCCCCCTAATATATTGACTGATAAAGATATCTTCAACTCAGAATCGGGTGTAACAGCCTACTTGACACGTTTGTATAGTGAGTTGCCCATTGAGGACTTCAAATATAACAGAACAGAAGGCTTTAATAAGTTTACAGCTTTCTGGGGATTAGGAGCAAATACAGGAGAATGGCTTCAGGCAAATGATTTCAGACAGTGGGATATAAATGGGAATGGCTTTGGTTACTGGCCTTATTCAGATATTCGTAATGCAAATTATTTTCTTAAATACTTGGGAGAATATGCTTCAAAGTATACCGAAGAGCAAGTGAATGCATGGTTGGCTGAGGCTCGTTTTTGTCGGGCATACTATTACTTTGGAATGGTAAAACGCTATGGTGGAGTGCCTATCGTAAAAGAATTGCAATCATATCCTGAACAAACCATTGAGGAACTGAGAGTTCCGAGAGATAAAGAAGAAGCTGTCTATGATTTTATTAGCGAAGATTTGCAATGGGCTGTCGATCACTTACCCGAAAGAAGCGTATCCGGCAGAGCTAATAAATATGTTGCAGCTGCATTGAAATCCAGAGCCATGTTGTTTGCCGGTTCTATCGCTAAATATGGAAAGGATTACTTTGTCGGAACTCCTGCTCACGATGCCGGATTAGTTGGTATACCTGAAGGTAGAGCTACAGATTATTTTAAGCAGAGTTACGATGCTGCTAAGTTGCTTGAAGGTCATTATGATCTGTATCAAAAAAATCCGGATTTGGTGCAAAACTATGTAGATGTATTCTTGGATACGAATAGCCCCGAAAACGTGTTTATAAAAGACTTTGTCTATATGGACAATGTAGAGGGATCACGTCACAGCTGGGATGCATTTGCTTCACCACGGTCTAGTTCGAGTAGCTATGCGGGTGCTCTTTGCCCTACATTGGATGTTGTTGAAATGCTTGGAGAAGTAAAGGTAAACGACACGCAAGGCAATCCTATAAAATTCAATGCAAGAGAAGACCTGTTGACTACCTTAGCTCCACGTCAGAGAGCAATAGCTCTCTTCCCGGGAGAAGTTTTCAGAGGAAAAATGGTTGATGTTCAGGCAGGACTCTATGAGAATTATAGCCTTACAGCAGAGCCGATAAGAACCAATGATATTTATGCAAAATATAAAGCGACCAATGGTAAAGAATACAACATTATAGGTTATGATGGTATTGGTACAGCAGCATCGCCATCCAGTCCTACTGGTTTGCACATGAGGAAGTACAACAATTACAAAGTAAGTGTTGCTGAAGCAAATCTTTGGAAATCTACTCAGGCATGGATTGATATCCGCTATGCAGAGGTACTCCTTAATAGGGCAGAAGCTGCATTTGAATTGGGAACAGGCGAAATGAAAGCAGATGCTTTGGCTCAGATCAACAAGATAAGAAGCAGGGGTGGCGACAACTCGTTAAACCTTTCTGAATTGACAATAGATAAAATCAGAACAGAGCGTCAATGTGAATTAGCCTTCGAAAACCAGACTTGGTGGGATTTGCGTCGTTGGAGAATAGGTGAACAAATAAGAGAGAAACGCTACCATGCCCTTTATCCATATTATATCATCAATGAGAATAAATGGATATTTAAGAAGGCGGAAGAGCCTCATCGTACAGGGTACACATTCAATATAATACAATATTACGAACCTATACCTGGTGGTGAAATAGGTAAGAACCCTAATCTATTACCGAATAATCCACTATATTAA
- a CDS encoding DUF3823 domain-containing protein, with protein sequence MKKIFKYLFFITIAFTVTSCMTDIDDFDSPKETLKGTVYDKFTGKPMMTETGHMRIKLEELSWSDTPTPQYFGNKQDGTYFNSMIFKGHYRVTLENGPFVPIDPVEIDIKGTVTQDFTVEPYLHLEITDIIQNGTSATVKFKISSEVDMYQVTDAKVFVNNTSFVGNGAYISDYGRNELDLKGMTNATIYATEHSMTIDGLKSGRKFYLRAGARVADPIVKGYNYSEIKEITIP encoded by the coding sequence ATGAAAAAAATATTTAAATATTTATTCTTTATCACAATCGCATTCACTGTTACATCTTGTATGACAGATATTGATGATTTTGATTCACCGAAAGAAACGCTTAAAGGGACTGTTTATGACAAATTTACGGGAAAACCGATGATGACCGAAACAGGGCATATGCGTATTAAGCTCGAAGAATTGAGCTGGAGTGATACTCCAACCCCTCAATACTTTGGGAATAAGCAGGATGGAACATATTTCAATTCCATGATTTTCAAAGGACACTACAGAGTCACTTTAGAAAATGGACCTTTTGTTCCCATCGATCCGGTAGAAATAGATATCAAAGGTACAGTAACTCAAGATTTCACTGTTGAACCATATTTACATCTCGAAATAACAGATATCATTCAGAATGGAACTTCTGCTACTGTCAAGTTCAAGATTTCGAGCGAGGTGGATATGTATCAGGTTACCGATGCGAAGGTTTTTGTAAACAATACATCCTTTGTGGGTAATGGTGCATACATAAGCGATTACGGACGAAATGAACTAGACCTGAAAGGTATGACTAATGCTACGATCTATGCAACCGAGCATTCTATGACTATCGACGGGCTTAAGTCGGGACGCAAATTCTACCTCAGAGCCGGAGCACGTGTTGCAGATCCTATCGTAAAGGGATATAATTATTCTGAGATTAAAGAAATAACAATACCATAA
- a CDS encoding glycoside hydrolase family 3 C-terminal domain-containing protein, whose protein sequence is MWLVLVSHIPLCAQQEQLFRDERAPMHDRIIDLLSKLTIEEKISLLTATSPGIPRLEIPKYYHGNEALHGVVRPGRFTVFPQAIGLASMWNPELHYQIATAISDEARARWNQLEQGRLQKERFTDLLTFWSPTVNMARDPRWGRTPETYGEDPYLSGVLGTAFVKGLQGDDPTYLKIVATPKHFAANNEEHNRFTANPQISERQLREYYLPAFEMCVREGKSASIMSAYNAINDVPCTANPWLLTKVLRNDWGFNGYVVSDCGGPSLLVSAMKYVKTKEAAATLSIKAGLDLECGDDVYMQPLLNAYNQYMVSQADIDSAAYRVLRARMKLGLFDDPDHNPYSKISPSVIGSEKHKELALESARQSIVLLKNKDKALPLNPKKIKSIAVVGINAGNSEFGDYSGIPANAPISILQGIKDQVGKDVEVVYAPWKSAADGKEMISASYFPQGLKSEYFTNMELSGTPKVRTEEWVNFEPANQAPDPFIPPFPLSIRWTGKLKPTVSGNYTLYYTADDGSRLFINGEKLIDAWQERSIATDSVTYYFEAGKEYDLRAEYFNNRDNSVAKLYWKIPTIGTQQRLDMYGEAGKAVRECEQVVAVLGINKTIEREGQDRYDIHLPADQMEFIQEIYKVNPNITVVLVAGSSLAINWMEDKIPAIVNAWYPGEQGGKAVAEVLFGRYNPAGRLPLTYYSSLNEVPAFDDYDVTKGRGYQYFKGKPLYPFGYGLSYTSFVYKNLRLTENNEFVNLVFDLKNAGKMDGDEVSQVYVKLPETGVIMPIKELKGFKRSFIKKGETKRIEIEIKKEQLRYWNEELGKFIVPEGVYEFMVGASSSDIRLSEKYNLMPAK, encoded by the coding sequence ATGTGGCTTGTACTTGTTAGTCATATCCCATTATGTGCACAGCAAGAGCAATTATTCAGAGACGAAAGAGCTCCTATGCACGATCGTATCATAGACTTATTGTCAAAACTAACGATAGAAGAAAAAATAAGCCTTCTTACCGCCACTTCGCCCGGTATTCCGCGTTTAGAAATTCCTAAATACTATCATGGAAATGAGGCTCTGCATGGAGTGGTACGCCCCGGACGGTTCACCGTATTTCCGCAAGCTATAGGACTTGCCAGCATGTGGAATCCAGAGTTGCATTATCAGATAGCAACAGCCATTTCTGACGAAGCACGTGCGAGATGGAATCAACTGGAGCAAGGTAGGCTTCAAAAAGAACGTTTTACAGACCTTCTTACATTTTGGTCTCCTACCGTGAATATGGCTCGTGACCCACGTTGGGGACGTACTCCCGAAACCTATGGGGAAGATCCTTATCTGTCGGGCGTTTTAGGTACTGCATTTGTAAAAGGCTTGCAGGGAGACGATCCTACTTATCTGAAAATAGTAGCTACTCCAAAACATTTTGCTGCAAATAATGAAGAACATAATCGTTTTACGGCGAATCCTCAGATATCGGAAAGGCAATTGAGGGAATATTATCTTCCTGCCTTCGAAATGTGTGTAAGAGAAGGGAAGTCAGCGTCCATCATGTCGGCTTACAATGCCATTAATGATGTTCCGTGTACGGCAAACCCTTGGTTGTTGACCAAAGTTTTAAGGAACGATTGGGGATTTAACGGATATGTTGTTTCAGACTGTGGAGGTCCAAGTCTTCTGGTTTCGGCGATGAAATATGTAAAGACAAAAGAAGCCGCAGCAACACTTTCAATCAAAGCCGGACTTGATCTCGAGTGTGGCGATGATGTATATATGCAACCTCTTTTGAATGCATACAATCAGTATATGGTTTCGCAAGCTGACATCGATTCTGCTGCATACAGAGTGCTGCGGGCACGGATGAAATTAGGATTATTTGATGATCCTGACCATAACCCATACAGCAAAATATCGCCTTCGGTGATAGGTTCAGAAAAACACAAAGAACTGGCTCTCGAATCTGCACGTCAGAGTATTGTCTTGTTGAAAAACAAAGACAAGGCATTACCGTTAAACCCTAAAAAGATAAAATCAATAGCAGTTGTAGGTATAAATGCCGGTAACAGTGAGTTCGGAGATTATAGTGGTATTCCTGCCAATGCCCCCATCTCTATACTGCAAGGAATAAAAGATCAGGTAGGGAAGGATGTGGAAGTCGTATATGCACCATGGAAATCTGCTGCCGATGGAAAAGAAATGATATCTGCGTCTTATTTTCCACAAGGATTGAAATCGGAATATTTTACAAATATGGAACTATCGGGTACACCGAAGGTGCGTACCGAGGAGTGGGTAAACTTTGAGCCTGCTAATCAGGCTCCCGATCCTTTTATTCCGCCTTTTCCTTTATCTATCCGTTGGACAGGGAAACTCAAACCCACCGTGTCGGGAAATTATACGTTGTACTATACTGCCGATGATGGTTCTCGTCTTTTTATCAATGGAGAAAAACTCATAGATGCTTGGCAAGAAAGGAGTATTGCTACAGATTCGGTTACTTACTATTTTGAAGCAGGGAAGGAGTATGATCTTAGAGCCGAATATTTTAATAATCGCGATAATTCTGTTGCTAAGCTTTACTGGAAAATACCAACTATAGGAACACAACAGCGACTTGATATGTATGGCGAAGCGGGTAAAGCAGTTCGCGAGTGTGAGCAGGTAGTTGCTGTATTAGGTATCAATAAAACGATAGAGAGAGAAGGACAAGACCGATACGATATACACTTGCCTGCTGATCAGATGGAATTTATACAGGAAATCTATAAAGTGAATCCAAATATTACAGTTGTATTGGTTGCGGGAAGTTCTCTTGCAATCAATTGGATGGAAGACAAAATTCCGGCGATTGTTAATGCTTGGTATCCAGGTGAACAGGGAGGAAAGGCTGTAGCCGAGGTATTATTTGGTCGTTATAATCCTGCTGGAAGACTACCTCTTACATATTATAGCAGCTTGAATGAAGTTCCTGCTTTTGATGATTATGATGTAACCAAAGGACGGGGCTATCAGTACTTCAAGGGGAAACCCTTATATCCTTTCGGATATGGCCTAAGTTATACATCTTTCGTATATAAGAATCTTAGACTGACCGAAAATAACGAATTCGTAAATCTGGTTTTCGACCTGAAGAATGCCGGTAAGATGGATGGTGATGAAGTTTCGCAGGTATATGTAAAGTTACCCGAAACAGGAGTAATAATGCCTATTAAAGAATTGAAAGGTTTTAAAAGAAGCTTTATAAAGAAAGGAGAAACAAAGAGAATTGAAATTGAAATCAAAAAAGAACAGTTGAGATATTGGAATGAAGAGTTGGGAAAATTTATAGTTCCTGAAGGAGTATATGAATTTATGGTTGGAGCGTCTTCTTCCGATATCAGGTTATCTGAAAAGTATAATCTAATGCCAGCGAAATAG